One Mugil cephalus isolate CIBA_MC_2020 chromosome 22, CIBA_Mcephalus_1.1, whole genome shotgun sequence genomic window carries:
- the hspa14 gene encoding heat shock 70 kDa protein 14, with amino-acid sequence MAAIGVHFGYTCACVAIFKDGRADVVANDAGDRVTPAVVGYRETEQIVGIAAKQGRIRNAANTVVKVKQVLGRRFDDPETQTHKTESKCQVVNIQDKPHYEITAGEHPEYVAPEDIAKLIFHKMKETAQSALGSDVSDAVITVPFEFAHAQKRALREAAEAAGFHVLRLIHEPAAALLAYNIGQECSSGKSHVLVYKLGGTSLSVTVLQVNGGMFRVLNTHTDHSIGGESFTQALANHLVSEFKRTFKHDVSTNARAMLKLMNSADMAKHTLSSLGSANCFVDSLHDGIDFECSVSRARFELLCSSLFNKSIQPIRPLLEETGLSAINIKKVVLCGGSSRIPRLQQMMRDIFPDVELLSSAPPDEVIAVGAALEAGLLTGRDGITPEEESVVVDVSATDLLLKEVDESGAEIFTVLLPSGTPLPARRHHILSGEGKVSSLCLEIYQRFVSEHPEKLSKIVFKDLQPKDENHSIDTIVTMKRDGSVHVSCVEQGTGKSQAITITAAAS; translated from the exons aTGGCTGCGATTGGGGTTCATTTTGGTTACACGTGCGCTTGTGTGGCGATATTTAAG GATGGACGGGCTGACGTGGTGGCTAATGATGCAGGAGACAGAGTGACTCCAGCCGTGGTGGGCTACAGAGAGACTGAGCag ATTGTTGGTATTGCAGCAAAGCAAGGACGGATCCGCAATGCTGCCAACACAGTGGTTAAAGTGAAACAAGTGCTGGGAAGAAG ATTTGATGATCcggaaacacaaactcacaaaacAGAATCCAAGTGTCAA GTTGTCAACATTCAAGATAAGCCTCATTATGAGATCACAGCAGGAGAACACCCAGAGTATGTTGCTCCAGAGGATATTGCAAAGCTCATCTTTCACAAAATGAAAG AAACGGCTCAGTCAGCCCTGGGCTCTGATGTCAGTGATGCAGTCATTACTGTACCTTTTGAGTTTGCACATGCTCAGAAGCGGGCTCTGAG ggAGGCTGCTGAAGCTGCAGGGTTCCATGTACTGAGGCTGATCCAtgagcctgctgctgctttgttggCCTATAACATCGGACAGGAGTGCTCTTCTGGAAAGAG CCATGTCCTGGTGTATAAATTGGGTGGGACCTCTCTGAGTGTGACAGTGCTGCAGGTCAATGGAGGAATGTTCCGGGTTCTGAACACCCACACTGACCACAGCATCGGAGGAGAAAGTTTCACACAGGCCTTGGCCAACCATCTTGTATCAGAATTTAAACG CACGTTTAAGCACGATGTGAGTACCAACGCTCGGGCAATGCTGAAGCTAATGAACAGTGCAGATATGGCCAAGCACACACTATCCTCCTTGGGATCAGCCAACTGCTTTGTTGACTCTCTGCATGATGGCATTGACTTTGAGTGCAGTGTCTCAAG AGCGCGATTCGAGCTGCTCTGCTCCTCACTCTTCAACAAAAGCATCCAGCCAATCAGACCTTTGCTGGAGGAGACAGGACTTTCTGCCATCAACATTAAAAAG GTGGTTCTTTGCGGTGGCTCATCTAGGATCCCTCGTCTCCAGCAAATGATGCGTGATATATTTCCTGATGTGGAGCTTCTAAGCTCAGCACCTCCTGATGAAGTTATTGCTGTTGGAGCAGCCTTAGAAGCAGGATTACTGACTGGCAGAGATGGCATCACCCCTGAGGAAGAGTCCGTTGTAGTTGATGTTTCTGCCACTGACTTACTACTTAAG GAGGTGGATGAATCTGGAGCTGAGATTTTCACTGTTCTTCTTCCATCGGGTACACCCCTTCCTGCCCGCAGACATCACATCCTCAGTGGAGAGGGCAAagtctcctccctctgtttggAGATTTATCAGAGATTTGTCAGCGAGCATCCGGAAAAGCTGTCTAAG ATCGTCTTTAAAGACCTGCAGCCCAAAGACGAGAACCACAGCATCGACACCATTGTGACAATGAAAAG GGATGGCTCGGTTCATGTTTCCTGTGTAGAACAGGGTACTGGAAAGTCGCAGGCCATCAccataacagcagcagcatcatga